The nucleotide window AACAATATTGATATCAAGCATATACTTCTCTATGTACACCTGAAAttctcacacacaaacacaaagacacatatataagaatgttcattgcagcattcaaaaataaatagcaaaaaagaaagaaaaaaaaacccgctggaaataacctaaactataaaaataggacactgaataaataaaatgttttatattcacATATTCGAATGTGAATGAACTAGACTTATATATTATCATGGACTGATCtcaaaaataaagtagaatttaaaaagcaagttcCAGAATGGTATATGtagtatgatatcatttatgtaacattttaaaacatatgtttaaatatatataattttaaatgaatacatcAAGAAATGACAGCCCTTTTGAGTTTTGCCGTCAAGGGGAAGAGGTTGTAACAGCTGGAGCTCGGGGTCCAGTGACTGAGATGggttatatatatgttttttaaatgaacgGCAGTAGAGTTTGTTTGCCTGCCGATGGGAGTGATCCAGTAGagacttaaaataattattcataaaGAGCAAAATCCTTGAGAAGTTGGGGCTTGGGCTGCAGAGCACAAGAGGAGGATGCTAGGGTATTTTAGGTGAGAAATGGTGAGTGTTTGAACTGTGGAGTGGGATGAAGTGGAGATGAATGTGTGGGCTGTTCAGGACAGAGACTCTTCAAAAAGTGATGTTAattgggtgtgtgggtgggtggatgaCACTGTAAATGGGGGTCTGGTTTGATTATAAGGCAAGACAAGGGGACCTCTGGTACGATGATGGGTCGCGGCCTTTCTGAGGGTGGTAGACGATGCTATTGTCACTCCTAAGGAACTTCTAATCTGCTCTGGAGAGTCCCAACAATCCTCCTCCTATATGTACTAAAAACAAAGTGAATTCCACAACGACTACCACGCACTACTTTCTCCGCTGAGTTGGAAGCTTCCTCTGGGCCCTGGGGGTCTATTTTTACTGCTCCAGTGCCTCTCACACACTGGCTGTTAGCCAAGGCTGCTCTGGGAAAAGCACACTGCGCTGGGTCTAGTCCTGCCTCTACTGCTTTACGAGTTCTAGAGCAAGTCACGTGACGTCTGCGGCCTCAGTTTTCTACCTCACAGGGTGCTTAACTGCCTTGAGGCTACTGCTGGTGAAAGACtccgggggtggggctgggggttaaACCTTCCCCTGAACCCCAGGACTCCAGGTCTAactgctcccaccccacctctctcCCGTCACCACCACTGACCCCTCTCCAAACACATCCTCgcattttcttccctccctttatGGCTCCAAGTCTCCACCAGAGTCTGTGGTCGGACGTCACCCCCAAGGGCCGAGGGCTCCGTCTGGGGCCCTGCCTCGCCCACCTGGCCacccctgcagattttggaccctTCTGGGCTAACGGGGACCCAACAGAGCAGGCAGCCTTGGAGTCCCCACATAGGTGGGTGGCCACCACCCGTCCCCTGGGGTGTGCACCTGTCTTGGTAGACAGTCCGGGGGTTCCAGGTGCGAGCCAAGATGAGGTTATCTGTCTGTCTGAGGGTCCGTGGGTCCCGCCGGCTGGTGAGCGCTTGCTCGCGTCGTCCGCTTCTCTGGCTCCCTGTCCCTGGTCCACCGCCCCCTCTGTCCCTCCTCCAGGACCCTCCCCCGACacctacccccacccctccccccaggctcTCGGTCCTTCCTCCTGTGGGTGTCACTCCGCCCCTCCTCTGCAGGAGCCAACCGGCGCGCCGAGGGGCCGCTGCGCTCGGGCTGCGCTAGAGCATAAAACTCGCTCGGCCGAGCCGCTGCGCTCCAGCTGCCGCTGGTCGCCGCACGCCGGTCGGGGCGCGTGGGCTCGGCTGGGGCTTCCAGGCCGGCGGGCGACACCGATGGCCGGGAGCGCGCCAACAACCAGGCTTAGGGACATCCGCTTTCCGCTTCCAGAAAAGTTTGGGGAGAGTGGATTTGGGGTGGATTTGGGAGTGGTGCCAGCTCCCCCAGCCTTCTTTCCCTTCCAGAGGCCTCACCGTGCACAGCCTCATCCATTCTTCCTTTCCTGACACCTTGCCTCCCTGACCCCTCCTTCCCTTGGCTCCTGggttccccctcccctctccggGGTCAGCAtcttctccttccttatatcCTTCTCCATCGTCCTCTCTATCCCCATCTTCTTAACGATTGCCATCCAGTTTCAGCCTTTTCCCTGTCATCCCAACCTTCTCCTTTTTTCCATCTTATaacttcccctccccactccatctCATTCAACCAACCTCTccactcacactcacactctccatccatccctctccttcctcccgtTCCCTCCCAGCAAACTTCCACCATGGATCCTGGGCCTCCTTGGATCACCAGCCCCGCCCCCGGGAGCACCCTCTCTGTCCCCAATGCCACCACACCCTGGCTGGGCCGGGATGAGGAGCTGGCCAAGGTGGAGATCGGCGTCCTGGCCACTGTCCTGGTGCTGGCGACAGGGGGCAACCTGACTGTGCTGCTGACAGTGGGACAGGCAGGCCGCAAGCGCTCCCGCATGCACCTGTTTGTGCTGCACCTGGCCCTGACGGACCTGGGTGTGGCGCTCTTCCAGGTGCTGCCCCAGCTGCTGTGGGACATCACCTACCGCTTCCAGGGCCCCGACCCCCTCTGCCGGGCCATCAAGTACCTGCAGGTGCTCAGCATGTTCGCCTCCACCTACATGCTGCTGGCCATGACACTTGACCGCTACCTGGCCGTTTGTCACCCCCTGTGCAGCCTCCAGCAGCCCAGCCTGTCCACCTACCCTCTTATTGCAGCTCCTTGGCTGCTGGCCGCCATCCTCAGCCTCCCTCaagtcttcattttttctttacgAGAGGTGATCCAGGGCTCTGGAGTGCTGGACTGCTGGGCAGACTTCCGCTTTCCTTGGGGGCCACGGGCTTACATCACCTGGACCACCCTGGCCATCTTCATCCTGCCTGTGGCCATGCTCACGGCCTGCTACAGCCTCATCTGCCATGAAATCTGTAAGAACCTAAAAGTCAAGACCGGGGCCTGGAAGGTAGAAGGAGGGGGTTGGAGGACTTGGAACCGGCCCTCACCTCCTTCTGCCCCAGCTGCAGCCACACGGGGGCTGCCATCCCGGGTCAGCGGCACCAACACCATCTCACGGGCCAAGATCCGAACGGTGAAGATGACCTTCGTCATCGTGCTGGCCTACATCGCCTGCTGGGCGCCTTTCTTCAGCGTCCAGATGTGGTCTGTGTGGGACGAGAATGCCCCTGATGAAGGCAAGTGTGTGGTCTGGTGAGGGGTGATGTGGGAGCAGGAGGTGGAAAAATGCGGAGAGGAGAGGACAAGAGTATTAGGACAGGGTCACAATGGCTCACAGGCCACACAGGTGACAAATGAGCAGTTAGGAAAGATGGCGCCTGTCCCATGTGAAAAGGGACAGCTGCAACTCCCCTCCGGCCAAAAGACGCCATGTGAGTATCTTTGGTGTgaatttccatcttttaaaattttggtaactAATGTAAACgttttaaaatactctttagCCCTAAAAAAATATGGCCATTAGTAGATTTGGCCAAGCAACTGGTGGTTTGCTAGATGTTTGAAAGGGATTTTCAAATGATTCCATCCAGGATGGAAATTTGTGGCCCATGAACTACGTCCCTCGGCACCCTTCCCCCCTGCAACTAAATATGACGTTGAACTCCCTTTACAACAGCCACTTTCAATGAATTAGTCTTGGTGCACAACCCTGAAATTTCAAGTTCAACACTTTTGTCTTTTGTCTTGCTAGTGAGcaagcagaggctcagagaggaaacatgacttgcccaaggccacacagcaaagtGAAAAGTAGAACCCGAGCCTGGTGCCTCCTTGTTTTTTCCCTCAATACATCC belongs to Pseudorca crassidens isolate mPseCra1 chromosome 2, mPseCra1.hap1, whole genome shotgun sequence and includes:
- the AVPR1B gene encoding vasopressin V1b receptor, coding for MDPGPPWITSPAPGSTLSVPNATTPWLGRDEELAKVEIGVLATVLVLATGGNLTVLLTVGQAGRKRSRMHLFVLHLALTDLGVALFQVLPQLLWDITYRFQGPDPLCRAIKYLQVLSMFASTYMLLAMTLDRYLAVCHPLCSLQQPSLSTYPLIAAPWLLAAILSLPQVFIFSLREVIQGSGVLDCWADFRFPWGPRAYITWTTLAIFILPVAMLTACYSLICHEICKNLKVKTGAWKVEGGGWRTWNRPSPPSAPAAATRGLPSRVSGTNTISRAKIRTVKMTFVIVLAYIACWAPFFSVQMWSVWDENAPDEDSTNVSFTISMLLGNLSSCCNPWIYMGFNGHLWPRSLGRLACCGGPGPRMCRQLSSGSPSNRRAMLLTRSSGLPTLSQRPGPEDPLKDEEQVDRDTVTETSIF